A part of Periophthalmus magnuspinnatus isolate fPerMag1 chromosome 14, fPerMag1.2.pri, whole genome shotgun sequence genomic DNA contains:
- the slc35f2 gene encoding solute carrier family 35 member F2, whose translation MEGPMEHRLCGKCTLDWGLHNYKMRDIFTWRLLKTIAMGQVLSLLICGTAVSCQYLADEKVETPMLQSFLNYTLLLLVYTTFLGTRRGDKNLFHVLRSNWWKYLVMGLADVEANYTVVKAYQFTTLTSIQLLDCFVIPVLMLLSWFLLKTRYRPVHFVAVLVCLLGVGAMVGADILAGRDQGSTEDVLLGDGLVLLSAALYAVSNVCQEHTVKTLSTVEFLGMMGLFGTVISGIQLAALETGAVAAVTWNLHIVLLFGLYALCMFALYSFMPVVVKLTSATAVNLSLLTADLFSLFCGLFLFHYTFSALYIVSFVIIIVGFVMFNVVPTYSALTEGGSDREFQGCPTDQGPHTDQGPPGGSTHQLLPPDTPDHGIAVAVL comes from the exons GCGGCTGCTGAAGACCATTGCCATGGGCCAGGTGCTGTCTCTGCTCATTTGTGGCACTGCGGTGAGTTGTCAGTACTTGGCCGATGAGAAGGTGGAAACTCCCATGCTTCAGAGCTTCCTCAACTACACATTACTGCTGCTGGTCTACACCACGTTCCTCGGGACACGCAGAG GTGACAAAAACCTGTTCCATGTGTTAAGATCTAACTGGTGGAAGTACTTGGTGATGGGGCTGGCTGATGTGGAGGCCAACTACACTGTGGTCAAAGCCTACCAGTTCACTACTCTAACCAGTATCCAG CTCTTGGACTGCTTTGTGATCCCTGTGCTCATGCTGCTCTCTTGGTTCCTCCTGAAGACGCGCTACAGGCCTGTGCACTTTGTCGCGGTGCTGGTGTGTCTGTTAGGGGTGGGGGCCATGGTGGGGGCCGACATACTGGCTGGAAGGGACCAAGGATCAA CTGAAGACGTGCTGCTGGGAGATGGCCTGGTGCTGCTCAGCGCGGCTCTGTACGCAGTGTCAAACGTGTGTCAGGAGCACACGGTGAAGACCCTCAGCACGGTGGAGTTCCTAGGGATGATGGGGCTCTTCGGGACCGTCATTAGCGGCATTCAGCT AGCTGCACTAGAGACTGGAGCAGTGGCAGCTGTCACATGGAACCTCCACATTG TGCTCCTGTTCGGGCTGTATGCCCTTTGCATGTTTGCTCTGTACAGCTTCATGCCTGTGGTGGTAAAGCTGACCAGTGCCACAGCGGTCAACCTGTCCTTGCTCACCGCCGACCTCTTCAGCCTCTTCTGTGGACTCTTCCTCTTCCACTACACG ttCTCTGCCCTGTACATTGTGTCCTTCGTCATCATCATCGTGGGCTTTGTCATGTTCAACGTGGTGCCCACCTACAGTGCTCTGACCGAGGGAGGCTCTGACAGAGAGTTCCAGGGCTGCCCCACAGACCAAGGGCCCCACACAGACCAGGGGCCTCCAGGGGGATCCACACACCAGCTGCTACCACCTGACACACCTGACCACGGCATTGCTGTAGCTGTTCTATGA